The genomic segment GGCGTGGGTCGTGAGCGTCAGTCCTCGAGCACGATCCAGGCCGGGGCGTGGTCGCTGGCGTTTTCGGCGCCGCGGACCTCGCGGTCGACGCCGGCGGATACCAGCCGCTCCTTGAGCACTTCGCTTAGCAGCAGGTGGTCAAGGCGCAGGCCGGCGTCCCTCGGCCAGCGGTTTCGCATGTAGTCCCAGAAGGTATAGACGCGCTCGTCCGGGTGAAGCGCGCGGATGGCGTCGAGCCAGCCCTGATCGACAAGCCGCTGGTAGGCCGCCCGGCTTTCGGGCTGGAGCAATGCGTCATCGTCCCAGGATTTGGTGGGGTAGATGTCGATGTCGGTGGGCACGACGTTGTAATCGCCGGCCAGCACCACGGGCAGGCCGGAGGCATAGAGCTCGGCGGCATGGGCGTGGAGGCGCTCGAACCAGGCGAGCTTGTAGTCGAACTTGGGGCCGGGCTGCGGGTTGCCGTTGGGAAGGTAGATCGAGGTGACGATGACCCCGTTGACGGCGGCCTCGATATAGCGGGCCTGCTTGTCTTCCGGATCGCCCGGCAGGCTGTCGCGGGTCTGGATGGGCTCGGCGCCCTTGGCGAGGATGGCGACCCCGTTCCACGTCTTCTGCCCGCGCCATATGGCGCCGTAGCCGGCAGCATTGATCGCGGCGACGGGAAACTCGGACTGGTTGGCCTTGAGCTCCTGGAGGCAGACCACGTCCGGCTCCGCCTCCTCAAGCCAGGTCAGCAGGTTCGGCAGGCGCCGGTTGACGTTGTTGATGTTGAAGGTGGCGACCTTCATGGCCACTTGTCGGCGACGGCCTGCGCCAGGGTCCTCAGGTGATCGGCGGTCGAAAAGCCAGAAGCCTTGCGCGGCTTGAGGTCGTGGTCGCCGTCTTCGAGCCAGAGGATCGAGATCTCGGGCGAGAGCGCATAGGTCTCGACCTCCTCGCGCGTCCCGAACTGGTCGCGCGTCCCCTGGGCGATGAGTGCGGGCGTCTTGAGATCCTTGAGGTGCGCGGTGCGCAATTGCTCGGGGCGTCCCGGCGGGTGGAAGGGGTAGCCGAGGCAAAGCAGCCCGACGATCCTGCCTTCGGCCAGCATCTTGTCGGCCACCATCGAAGCGACACGCCCGCCCATGGACTTGCCGCCGATGACCAGCGGCGTCTTCGCCGCGAGCGCGGCGATGGCCGCTTCATATTCGGGCATGACCTTTTCGGCCTTGGGCGGCGGTTTGGGACCATCGGGACCACGGCGGCTCGCCATATAGGCGAACTCGAACCGCGCCACGCGAAATCCCGCCTCGGCCAGCGCTTTTGCCGCCGCGTTCATCGAGCCCGAATCCATGGGCGCGCCCGCGCCGTGGGCGAGGAGGATCGTAAGGGACGCGTCCTCCGGCCCATCGAACAGAAATTCGGTCATGCGATCTTGCCCTCGGCGGCCATGGTTATGTCGATGAGGAAGATGCCGCGCGCGGCGAGCTTCCCCCAGGCGGAATCGGGATCTATGGCGACATAGCGTGCCCAGAGCGCCCGGGCCTCGCCAAGCGCGCCGCTTTCGAATTCGAGCGCGGCGAGGTTGTAGATGGGGTCGGCATAGTCTGGATCGATCTCGATGGCGCGGGCGAGGTGCCGCCGCGCCAGGTCGGCCCGGCCGCGATCCTTCCAGAGCGAGCCGAGATTGAACCAGGCCTCGACGAACTTCGGATCGAGCTTGATGGCCAGCGCATAGGCGTGCGTGGCCTCCTCGACGTCTCCGGCCTTGCGCAATGCGTTGGCGCGATTGAAGGCGGCGACGGAATCGCCGGGCTCCATGGAAAGGTATTGCGAATAGAGCGAAGCGGCGCGGGCGAACTCCCCGCTCGCCTCGGCGGCCTCGGCCAGCTCGAACGCGAGGTCGGCATCGGCCTCTTCATCTTCGAGCGCCAGGAACTTCTGGCCGTCGATCTTGGAGAGATCGTCCCCGTCGCGCCGGTAGATGGTGTCGTCGCCCTGCGAGTGCAGCGAAACGGCGGTGAGCGAGGAGACCTTGCCGGCCAGTTGCACCGAGCGGGCGATGGCCGCCCAGCCGGTACCGGCATTGAGCAGCGCCGCATATTTGCGGGCGAGGATGAGGTCGCGAAAGGAATACGGTTCGGCGCTGTGCTCGAAGGCGTCAAAGAGCGAGAGCAGGTCGAAGGCGCGGGGATCGAGCCGAGCCTGATCGAGCAGCGACTGGCGCGAGAGCGAAGCGCCCTGCTCCTTCTTGAGCGCTCCCAGCCGACGCCGGAACCCGGCTTCGCTCAGAAGCTCGGCTCCGCTGGCCTGCGCGGAGGCATAAAGCGCCTCGATCTCGGCATCGCTCTTGTCGAGCAACTTGCGGCCGAAGAGTACATGCGTGGTCTGCCGCGTGAGGCCGCGCCGGACGATGCCGCCGCGCCGTGTGACGTCGCGCACCGCAAGCCGCCTCGGAAAGGCCACGAGGCCCCCAAGGATGCCGAAGGTTGCGCCTTCGAAGATCATGCGGCGTCAGGCTTTCTTCTTGGCTGCAGGTTTTGCGGCAGCGGCCTTTGCCGGAGCCTTGGCCTTGCTTGCGGCGGCCTCCTTGGGCTTGCTCTCGGCAGGCGGCTTGCTCTGGGAGAGGCTGGCCTTCAGGGCATCCATGAGGTTGATGACATTGCCGCGTTCCGGCGCCTCGGCGATGATCGGCTTGTGACCCTTGAGCTTTTCCTTGATCATCGCCATGAGGGCCACTTCGTAGCGGTCCTCGTAGTCGGCCGGGTTGAACTCGGTTTCCTTCTGCTTGACCAACTGCAGGGCAAGGGCCAGCATTTCGGGGTCCGCTGCGGCGTCCGGGATATCCTTGAAGTATTCGGTGGTGGCGCGCACCTCGTTGGGATTGCGCAGCACGGAAACGAACATGCCCTTGTCGCGCGCCGAAATGGTGATGACGCGCTCGCGGCTCGAGAGTACCAGGCGCGCAATGGCCAGCTTGCCGGACTGGCGCAGCGCCTCGCGCAGCACGATGAAGGTTTCCTCGGCCATGGCCCCGTCGGGCGCCAGGTAATAGGGGGCATCGAGATAGACGACATCGACGCTGTCCTCATCCACGAACGCCTCGATGTTCATGGTGTGGCTGGACTCGATCTTGACCGCTTCGAGGTCCTTGTCATCGATGATGACGTACTGGTTGTCCTCGTACTGGTAGCCCTTGACGAGGTCGGAGCGCTCGACCAGCCCCAGCTCGGGATCGACCGGCTTCATGTTGATCCGGTTGTGGGTGTCCTTATGGAGCTGGTTGAAGGTAATGCGCTCGCTGCTGCTGGTGGCCGGGTAGAGGCGCACGGGGCAGGTAACGAGGGAAAGCTTGAGGTATCCCTTCCAGGAAGAACGCGGCGCCATGCTTGTCTCCTACGCGACAACAAAATGGAACAGGCTACTTACCGATCGGGTTCCAGGTCTGAGGCGTACTCATCGATATCCGCCCACGGATCCCCGGAACTATTTAGAATTTGAGGCAAAGAAGAGTAGTTCAATTCTTCCGGGGCGTCGATGGACTCAAGCTGGTTCCAGTTAAGAGGAGTTGAAGCCGGCAGCCCCGGGCGCGCCCGCAGGCTATAGGGCGCCGCTGCCGTCGCGCCGCGCGCATTGCGGTGGAAGTCGATGAAGATACGGTTCTTGCGCTTGTCCTTGGCCATGTTGGCAACGAAGGTGTCGCGATCCCCCGCCGCGATCGCCTGCGCCATGGCTCCGGTGGCCTTGTGGACGGCCTTCCAGTCGAGCCGCGGCCTGATGGGGACGACGACGTGCAGCCCCTTGCCCCCGGATGTTTTCACGAAGGCATTGAGCCGCACGCTTTCGAGCGCGGCCCGCACGCGCCGGGACGCGTCAACGATATTGCGCCAGGTGATACCCTCGCCCGGATCGAGATCGAAGACGATGCGATCGGGCTTTTCGAGGAGCGCATGGTGGCAGCCCCAGGTGTGGAACTCGATGACGCCGAACTGGGCGAGCGCCAGGTAACCCTTGGGATCTTCGACGCTGAGATATTGCCGTGCCTCGCCATCCGAGTTGATGGCATCGAACGCGCCCACCGACTTGGGCATGCCCGAGAACGGGTGGCGCTGGTAGAAGATGTCGT from the Youhaiella tibetensis genome contains:
- the xth gene encoding exodeoxyribonuclease III, whose protein sequence is MKVATFNINNVNRRLPNLLTWLEEAEPDVVCLQELKANQSEFPVAAINAAGYGAIWRGQKTWNGVAILAKGAEPIQTRDSLPGDPEDKQARYIEAAVNGVIVTSIYLPNGNPQPGPKFDYKLAWFERLHAHAAELYASGLPVVLAGDYNVVPTDIDIYPTKSWDDDALLQPESRAAYQRLVDQGWLDAIRALHPDERVYTFWDYMRNRWPRDAGLRLDHLLLSEVLKERLVSAGVDREVRGAENASDHAPAWIVLED
- a CDS encoding alpha/beta family hydrolase, which gives rise to MTEFLFDGPEDASLTILLAHGAGAPMDSGSMNAAAKALAEAGFRVARFEFAYMASRRGPDGPKPPPKAEKVMPEYEAAIAALAAKTPLVIGGKSMGGRVASMVADKMLAEGRIVGLLCLGYPFHPPGRPEQLRTAHLKDLKTPALIAQGTRDQFGTREEVETYALSPEISILWLEDGDHDLKPRKASGFSTADHLRTLAQAVADKWP
- a CDS encoding tetratricopeptide repeat protein produces the protein MIFEGATFGILGGLVAFPRRLAVRDVTRRGGIVRRGLTRQTTHVLFGRKLLDKSDAEIEALYASAQASGAELLSEAGFRRRLGALKKEQGASLSRQSLLDQARLDPRAFDLLSLFDAFEHSAEPYSFRDLILARKYAALLNAGTGWAAIARSVQLAGKVSSLTAVSLHSQGDDTIYRRDGDDLSKIDGQKFLALEDEEADADLAFELAEAAEASGEFARAASLYSQYLSMEPGDSVAAFNRANALRKAGDVEEATHAYALAIKLDPKFVEAWFNLGSLWKDRGRADLARRHLARAIEIDPDYADPIYNLAALEFESGALGEARALWARYVAIDPDSAWGKLAARGIFLIDITMAAEGKIA
- a CDS encoding Ku protein, producing the protein MAPRSSWKGYLKLSLVTCPVRLYPATSSSERITFNQLHKDTHNRINMKPVDPELGLVERSDLVKGYQYEDNQYVIIDDKDLEAVKIESSHTMNIEAFVDEDSVDVVYLDAPYYLAPDGAMAEETFIVLREALRQSGKLAIARLVLSSRERVITISARDKGMFVSVLRNPNEVRATTEYFKDIPDAAADPEMLALALQLVKQKETEFNPADYEDRYEVALMAMIKEKLKGHKPIIAEAPERGNVINLMDALKASLSQSKPPAESKPKEAAASKAKAPAKAAAAKPAAKKKA